A genomic region of Exiguobacterium oxidotolerans JCM 12280 contains the following coding sequences:
- a CDS encoding ComF family protein → MFKEELKKVKVKQDFIVPIPLSRERLSERRFNQAEGIARMMRGKVALCLARSDGPAQSRKARRERLSRANPYEVITSVEGKTILLVDDVYTTGTTLHQAALRLREAGAKEISAVTLFRSV, encoded by the coding sequence GTGTTTAAAGAAGAGCTGAAGAAGGTAAAAGTGAAACAGGATTTCATTGTGCCGATTCCGCTCAGTCGAGAGCGTCTGAGTGAACGGCGTTTCAATCAGGCGGAAGGCATCGCCCGGATGATGCGTGGAAAGGTCGCATTGTGTTTGGCACGTTCAGATGGTCCGGCGCAAAGTCGCAAGGCAAGGCGAGAGCGCCTGTCTCGAGCCAATCCGTATGAAGTGATCACTTCCGTCGAGGGGAAAACGATTTTACTCGTCGATGATGTGTATACGACGGGAACGACCTTGCATCAAGCGGCTTTGCGACTACGTGAAGCCGGTGCAAAAGAAATTTCTGCCGTAACTTTATTTCGAAGTGTTTAA
- the flgK gene encoding flagellar hook-associated protein FlgK: protein MASTFMGLETGRRALTTNQWALQSTGNNIANAGTAGFSRQRLIMATTEQLSMSIGTGKMGQIGTGVKGELLERVRDVMLDKQYRDEATKTSYYGTKEAAFGRMEDIINEPSDTGLSKAFDGFWESLQTLSTNPQDSGARSVVRQKAETLTQTFNYMAKALNQVQGDLKSEIDVSTKKVNDLFKKIHNINAEIHTVEPLGVLPNALYDERDRYFDELAEYVDFEKVSVDSDAIQQGQLGNTVKTAEGRIDVRIKLPNGDKLLAVDSDLPKAGTLTFTTDANGLYTGFKTDSQTISFDAAGGFSSGRLIGLIEMYGHVENGQATGEYVNMQGHLDEMAATFAEAFNTAHAGNLKKDGTNGTNEFFGSSNGPITAKTIALGSEIKKSLDNIATSTDGNIGDSAGALKLANMKTASIRFDQSDTTTTIGSFYQNVIGDMAVATDQVARLGQSSAVLMESAEQRRMSVSAVSIDEEMTMMIQYQHAYNAAARNITTVDEMLDKIINGMGIVGR from the coding sequence ATGGCATCAACTTTTATGGGGCTTGAGACTGGACGTCGGGCACTGACGACGAACCAATGGGCGCTCCAATCGACAGGAAACAACATTGCGAACGCCGGAACGGCTGGTTTTTCACGTCAACGCTTAATCATGGCGACGACAGAGCAACTCTCGATGTCGATCGGAACAGGCAAGATGGGGCAAATCGGCACAGGCGTCAAAGGGGAATTGCTTGAACGGGTGCGTGACGTGATGCTCGATAAACAGTATCGCGACGAAGCGACGAAGACATCATACTATGGTACGAAAGAAGCGGCATTCGGCCGAATGGAAGACATCATCAATGAACCGTCGGATACCGGTCTATCAAAAGCTTTTGATGGATTTTGGGAGTCGCTCCAAACACTGTCGACGAATCCGCAAGATTCCGGGGCGCGCAGTGTCGTCCGTCAAAAAGCAGAAACCTTGACGCAAACGTTCAACTACATGGCGAAGGCGCTTAATCAAGTGCAAGGTGACCTGAAAAGCGAAATCGACGTCTCGACGAAAAAAGTCAACGATTTGTTCAAAAAAATTCACAATATCAATGCGGAAATCCATACGGTTGAGCCGCTCGGTGTCTTACCGAATGCGCTCTATGATGAGCGGGACCGTTACTTTGATGAGCTCGCTGAATATGTCGACTTTGAAAAAGTCTCCGTCGACAGCGATGCGATCCAGCAAGGGCAGCTCGGAAATACCGTCAAAACGGCAGAAGGACGGATCGATGTCCGGATTAAACTACCGAACGGCGATAAGTTGCTTGCAGTCGACTCGGATTTACCGAAGGCCGGTACACTCACGTTTACGACCGATGCGAACGGACTTTATACAGGGTTTAAGACAGATTCACAAACGATTTCATTTGATGCAGCAGGCGGCTTCTCATCAGGTCGATTAATCGGTCTGATCGAGATGTATGGTCATGTCGAGAATGGTCAAGCAACAGGCGAATACGTCAACATGCAAGGGCACCTCGATGAGATGGCAGCAACCTTTGCCGAAGCCTTCAACACAGCCCACGCAGGGAATCTTAAAAAAGACGGGACGAACGGGACAAACGAATTTTTCGGTTCATCCAACGGTCCGATCACGGCGAAGACGATCGCACTCGGAAGCGAAATCAAGAAAAGTCTCGATAACATCGCGACGTCGACGGATGGAAACATCGGGGACAGCGCCGGTGCCTTGAAGCTCGCCAACATGAAGACGGCAAGCATTCGTTTCGACCAGTCGGATACGACAACGACAATCGGTTCCTTTTATCAAAACGTCATCGGTGACATGGCGGTCGCGACCGACCAAGTCGCGCGACTCGGGCAAAGCTCGGCCGTCTTGATGGAAAGCGCGGAACAGCGCCGTATGTCAGTCTCGGCTGTCTCAATCGATGAAGAGATGACGATGATGATTCAGTACCAACATGCTTACAACGCGGCAGCGCGTAATATCACGACGGTTGATGAGATGCTCGATAAGATCATCAACGGTATGGGAATCGTAGGACGGTGA
- a CDS encoding flagellar protein FlgN yields MEILEQLVSEHDALLNLAKEKKTVLIQNDMKRLSQIVKEEPVHLKRIEQLEQQRLERMGQVTMTEWLQDHPEDVASLRRLLQTIGQLKRLNDLNAELLEQSLHYLDWHLQLLIPEADDFTYGQSALDRTHFNRNA; encoded by the coding sequence ATGGAAATCCTTGAACAACTCGTAAGTGAGCACGATGCTTTATTGAATCTCGCAAAAGAAAAAAAGACAGTCTTGATTCAAAATGATATGAAGCGACTCTCACAAATCGTCAAAGAAGAACCGGTACATCTGAAACGGATCGAACAGCTCGAACAACAACGGCTTGAACGGATGGGACAGGTGACGATGACGGAGTGGTTACAAGATCACCCGGAGGATGTCGCTTCATTACGCCGCTTGTTACAGACGATCGGTCAGCTCAAACGACTGAACGACCTGAACGCTGAATTACTCGAACAATCGCTTCATTATCTCGATTGGCACTTACAATTGCTGATCCCGGAAGCTGATGATTTTACATATGGTCAGTCCGCACTCGACCGCACACACTTCAACCGGAATGCTTAA
- a CDS encoding LCP family protein, protein MKDSTRSRSNKRKSKRSWFKIFVTVFLIVLVTGGATFAYVAHKTFQTANKTEVKLSRGEKSEKRPAAVDLTKDHFSVLLVGTDERPGDTASRSDTMIVATFNKAEKKVSMLSIPRDSLVMIPSVGYEDKINHSYAFGGIDSTIETVENLLDIPIDYYGSINFNGVVAIVDAIGGVDVDVKLPIDTLDSSDQQSGVKLDPGVQTLTGEEALAYARMRYEDPEGDIGRTKRQQQILQAIIDESTSLGSITKLNQLMQATGDNFQTNMSLTEAFQLQPFVKSLATVNRIDLEGSDARINGGYYYKLDKASLKEAKAILKEQLALPTNQASEAPADDSETTDDTSTEAN, encoded by the coding sequence GTGAAGGATTCTACACGATCTCGTTCTAATAAACGAAAATCAAAACGCTCTTGGTTTAAGATTTTCGTCACCGTATTTCTCATCGTCTTAGTCACAGGTGGCGCTACGTTCGCCTACGTCGCACATAAAACCTTTCAAACAGCCAACAAAACAGAAGTGAAATTATCCCGTGGTGAAAAATCAGAAAAACGTCCAGCGGCCGTCGATTTGACGAAAGATCATTTCTCCGTCCTGCTCGTCGGGACGGACGAACGCCCTGGTGACACTGCTTCACGATCAGACACGATGATTGTCGCCACCTTCAACAAAGCGGAAAAGAAAGTCAGCATGTTGAGTATCCCCCGGGACTCCCTCGTCATGATCCCATCTGTCGGCTACGAAGATAAAATTAACCACTCGTATGCGTTCGGAGGAATCGATTCAACGATCGAGACGGTCGAGAACTTGCTCGATATCCCGATCGACTATTATGGCTCAATCAACTTTAATGGTGTCGTAGCGATTGTCGATGCAATTGGCGGAGTCGACGTCGACGTCAAGTTGCCGATCGACACACTCGATTCATCTGATCAACAGAGCGGCGTCAAGCTCGATCCCGGTGTTCAGACATTAACCGGTGAAGAAGCACTCGCCTATGCCCGGATGCGCTACGAAGATCCCGAAGGTGACATCGGTCGTACAAAACGCCAACAACAAATCTTACAAGCCATCATCGATGAATCGACTTCGCTTGGTTCAATCACAAAGTTGAATCAATTGATGCAAGCGACCGGCGATAATTTCCAAACGAACATGTCGTTAACGGAAGCTTTCCAGTTGCAGCCGTTCGTCAAGTCACTCGCGACCGTCAACCGGATTGACTTAGAAGGATCGGATGCCCGAATCAATGGCGGCTATTATTACAAACTGGACAAAGCTTCGCTAAAAGAAGCCAAAGCCATCTTAAAAGAACAACTCGCTCTGCCGACGAACCAAGCAAGTGAGGCACCGGCTGACGATTCGGAGACAACAGATGATACGTCGACTGAAGCAAACTGA
- a CDS encoding helicase-related protein: MDIRGRLIPSDQVKVSLGSNERRYPAVTWRCQRCGGLPTRGPCTCGKRCYYCRHCLIFGKLRTCDTLVTDARPLDSVLPSRHEALALTPDQQRIATAIERTIEQQGRLLVHAVCGAGKTPMLFPGIETALRLKKRVLITTPRADVVRELTLHVKRAFLDARIVSLFGGSEERLQLGDITISTTHQLIHYRACFDVVFIDEVDAFPYSTDRTLHRYVKRVMYRSASLILLSATPSFRNKRLPTVRLMRRYHGFPLPVPQLHFSYTPVHLIEWLHSHADKPRLVFVPTVAVLALWQERLEQAGLTAETVHAADPDRIVKVERFRTTATILLTTTILERGVTFSNVQVAVVDADVSFTAAALIQISGRVGRDAAFPSGEVIFFANDRSNALYEAIADIQRANREGFR, translated from the coding sequence ATGGATATTCGAGGACGCCTGATTCCGAGCGATCAAGTAAAGGTTTCGCTTGGTTCGAATGAACGTCGGTATCCTGCTGTGACGTGGCGGTGTCAACGATGCGGGGGACTGCCGACACGCGGACCATGTACATGCGGGAAACGCTGTTACTATTGTCGGCACTGCCTCATCTTCGGTAAATTAAGGACGTGTGATACGCTCGTCACGGATGCCCGTCCGCTTGACTCCGTCCTGCCGAGTCGGCACGAGGCGCTCGCATTAACACCCGACCAACAACGGATTGCGACGGCGATTGAACGAACGATTGAGCAACAAGGACGTTTGCTCGTCCACGCTGTCTGCGGTGCCGGAAAAACACCGATGCTGTTTCCCGGCATCGAGACGGCACTGCGTCTGAAGAAACGTGTCCTCATCACGACGCCACGGGCGGATGTCGTCCGAGAATTAACGTTACACGTCAAACGTGCGTTTTTGGACGCGCGGATCGTCTCGTTGTTCGGCGGCTCGGAGGAACGTCTTCAGCTCGGAGATATCACGATCAGTACGACCCATCAATTGATTCATTACCGTGCTTGCTTTGACGTCGTCTTCATCGATGAGGTCGATGCCTTTCCCTATAGTACGGACCGGACGCTACATCGCTACGTCAAACGGGTGATGTACCGCTCGGCATCACTCATCCTTCTCAGTGCAACCCCCTCCTTTAGGAACAAACGCCTGCCGACCGTTCGCCTGATGCGGCGGTATCACGGCTTCCCGTTACCTGTTCCACAACTCCACTTTTCCTATACACCAGTCCATTTGATTGAGTGGCTTCACAGTCACGCAGACAAACCACGACTCGTCTTTGTGCCGACCGTTGCCGTACTCGCGTTATGGCAGGAGCGACTCGAACAAGCGGGATTAACGGCTGAAACGGTCCACGCGGCAGATCCTGACCGAATCGTTAAGGTCGAACGTTTTCGGACGACGGCAACGATTTTATTGACGACGACGATTTTAGAACGGGGCGTCACCTTTTCGAACGTCCAAGTCGCGGTCGTCGATGCAGACGTGTCGTTTACGGCAGCAGCATTGATTCAAATCAGTGGACGTGTCGGGCGAGATGCCGCTTTCCCGAGTGGAGAAGTCATCTTTTTCGCAAATGATCGATCGAATGCCCTATACGAAGCAATCGCTGATATTCAGCGTGCGAACCGGGAGGGTTTCCGATGA
- a CDS encoding sensor histidine kinase, whose protein sequence is MTNEMRERLSLNDIVQNIIGVVEESREEIVRITEDSREQYAEIQQELRDLKTRVHDYIKEAERLERLIKDSKARLVVVSKNFDHYSEQDVRSAYETANALQLESFINQRDEMNCRKRRDELERRLVHLDETIERADMLISRVSVVLNFLTDDMQVMNEKYEKAMQKQEMGLKVFQSAENERRRLSRDMHDGPAQTLAHVLIRADLIEKIHQHNGAEAAFEEIHRLRILIRDGLADIRRIIYDLRPMTLDDLGFVPTLERYLRHMQEISNIPIHFNYLGGGERIESTYEVAVFRIVQEAVQNAVKHSKASDIRIIIEQYQHSVRIHVKDNGIGFNFDEIFASCDESFGLVGMRERIELIDGEFEIETKPGKGTVIKVRIPIEESEARGETQ, encoded by the coding sequence ATGACGAATGAGATGAGGGAGCGGCTGTCCTTGAATGATATCGTACAGAACATCATTGGTGTCGTAGAAGAAAGTCGGGAAGAAATCGTTCGAATTACAGAAGATTCAAGAGAACAATACGCAGAAATCCAACAGGAGTTACGGGATTTGAAGACGCGTGTTCATGACTATATTAAAGAAGCCGAACGACTGGAACGACTGATCAAGGATTCAAAAGCACGACTCGTCGTCGTCAGTAAGAACTTCGATCATTACTCCGAACAAGACGTCAGAAGTGCCTACGAAACGGCGAATGCCCTTCAACTTGAGTCGTTCATCAACCAACGGGATGAAATGAACTGCCGAAAGCGGCGGGATGAACTCGAGCGCCGCTTAGTCCATCTCGATGAGACGATTGAGCGAGCCGACATGCTGATCAGTCGCGTTTCGGTTGTCTTGAACTTTTTAACGGACGATATGCAGGTAATGAACGAAAAGTATGAAAAGGCGATGCAAAAACAAGAAATGGGCTTAAAGGTCTTTCAGTCGGCTGAAAATGAGCGAAGGCGCCTATCTCGAGACATGCATGATGGACCCGCACAAACGCTTGCTCACGTTTTGATTCGTGCAGATTTGATTGAAAAGATTCACCAGCATAATGGAGCAGAAGCAGCCTTTGAAGAAATACATCGTCTCCGGATCTTGATTCGTGACGGGCTCGCGGATATTCGCCGGATCATTTATGATTTACGTCCGATGACACTCGACGATCTTGGATTTGTTCCGACACTCGAGCGTTATCTTCGTCATATGCAGGAAATTTCGAACATTCCGATTCATTTTAATTATCTTGGCGGTGGGGAGCGGATTGAGTCGACGTATGAAGTCGCTGTCTTCCGAATTGTTCAAGAAGCCGTCCAAAATGCAGTTAAGCATTCCAAAGCGAGTGACATTCGTATTATCATAGAACAGTATCAACATTCTGTCCGTATTCATGTGAAGGACAATGGGATCGGGTTTAACTTTGATGAAATTTTCGCTTCGTGCGATGAGTCGTTCGGACTTGTTGGCATGCGTGAGCGAATTGAGTTGATTGATGGTGAGTTTGAAATCGAAACGAAACCAGGCAAAGGAACGGTCATCAAGGTAAGGATTCCGATCGAAGAATCCGAAGCGAGAGGGGAAACACAGTGA
- a CDS encoding YigZ family protein yields the protein MSLFNYYTVKENGFHEIIIQKSRFITYLARATSEQEAQRFIAAIKKQHHDANHNCSAYVIGERNDIQKANDDGEPSGTAGVPMLEVLKKRNLRNTVVVVTRYFGGIKLGGGGLIRAYGSSVSEGLNTIGVVERVSHDLLEVTVDYTWLGKLENELRATRHIIDQIHYLDHVQIDVLVNSNDVAPFIEWMTNLTNGQAKIRENGSRYIEHDVT from the coding sequence ATGTCATTATTTAATTATTATACAGTAAAAGAAAATGGTTTCCATGAAATCATTATCCAAAAGTCACGATTTATTACATATTTAGCACGCGCCACCTCTGAGCAAGAAGCACAGCGCTTCATCGCGGCGATTAAAAAGCAACACCATGACGCCAATCACAATTGTTCAGCGTACGTCATCGGTGAACGAAATGACATCCAAAAAGCGAATGATGATGGTGAACCGAGTGGAACGGCCGGTGTTCCGATGCTCGAAGTGTTGAAAAAACGTAATCTCCGGAATACGGTTGTCGTCGTCACCCGCTACTTCGGAGGAATCAAGCTCGGCGGCGGTGGTTTAATCCGTGCTTACGGCTCAAGTGTCTCAGAAGGATTGAATACAATTGGCGTCGTTGAACGTGTCTCTCATGACCTCCTTGAAGTGACGGTCGATTACACGTGGCTCGGAAAATTAGAAAACGAACTCCGGGCGACGCGTCACATCATCGACCAGATTCATTACCTCGATCATGTTCAAATCGACGTCCTCGTCAATTCAAACGATGTCGCCCCATTCATCGAGTGGATGACGAACTTGACGAATGGGCAAGCGAAGATACGCGAAAATGGTTCTCGCTACATCGAGCACGATGTGACCTGA
- the flgL gene encoding flagellar hook-associated protein FlgL: protein MRVTQTMLTKTNIGHLSSSYQKLSTLQEQLISGKKIQRPSEDPVVAMQGIRYRTEVREVEQFKKNVNEATGWMDLTDSALNEVTSAMSRVRELTTQAATDTYDATQRKAIQSEVGQLIEHIGTLANTKYNEKVIFNGTKTDQPFVSMEGLKEYLATPGKSVDTVFTDGNPAGKDSEVIRYEVSSGIEVQVNVSPTSVFSAETFTTLKKLYDALGGVSDTGAVDSSNNGAELSGMLKDLDTMLNQTVETRADLGARVNRLELNASRLEDQEIIAKSVMSDNEDIEAEKVIMELKSYETLHRAALSAGARIIQPTLLDFLR, encoded by the coding sequence ATGAGAGTAACGCAAACGATGCTGACGAAAACGAATATCGGACATTTATCGTCAAGCTACCAAAAATTAAGCACGTTACAAGAGCAATTGATCAGCGGTAAAAAAATCCAACGTCCCTCAGAAGACCCGGTCGTCGCGATGCAAGGGATTCGTTACCGGACAGAAGTCCGTGAAGTCGAACAGTTCAAAAAGAACGTCAACGAAGCGACAGGTTGGATGGACTTGACGGATTCGGCACTGAACGAAGTGACGTCGGCGATGAGTCGCGTTCGTGAATTGACGACGCAAGCAGCAACGGATACGTATGACGCGACACAACGAAAAGCAATTCAAAGTGAGGTCGGGCAACTGATTGAACACATCGGGACACTCGCCAACACGAAGTACAATGAAAAAGTCATCTTCAACGGAACGAAAACGGATCAACCGTTCGTTTCGATGGAAGGTCTAAAAGAGTATTTAGCGACGCCCGGTAAGTCTGTCGATACGGTCTTTACGGACGGGAACCCGGCCGGTAAAGACAGCGAAGTAATCCGCTATGAAGTGTCGTCAGGGATTGAAGTCCAGGTCAACGTCTCACCGACGAGCGTGTTTAGCGCAGAGACGTTTACAACACTTAAAAAATTATATGATGCGCTCGGTGGTGTCTCAGACACGGGAGCCGTCGATAGCTCAAACAATGGAGCCGAGTTGTCAGGGATGCTAAAGGATTTAGACACGATGCTGAATCAAACGGTCGAGACACGAGCGGACCTCGGAGCACGCGTCAATCGTCTTGAACTGAATGCGTCACGCCTTGAAGATCAAGAAATCATCGCGAAGTCCGTCATGTCGGATAACGAGGACATCGAAGCGGAAAAAGTCATCATGGAACTCAAATCGTACGAGACGCTTCACCGGGCCGCACTCAGTGCCGGGGCGCGAATCATTCAACCGACACTACTCGATTTCCTACGTTAA
- the flgM gene encoding flagellar biosynthesis anti-sigma factor FlgM — MRIDSTKWVNMPKAYERNQAVEGTEAKRTNRPDEVTISSEARARFNETPTARTEKIESLRQAIQDGTYKPDAKKIAERFLNL; from the coding sequence ATGCGAATTGATTCTACGAAATGGGTGAATATGCCTAAAGCGTACGAAAGAAATCAAGCAGTAGAAGGAACAGAAGCAAAACGTACGAATCGGCCGGATGAAGTGACAATCTCGAGTGAAGCGCGTGCGCGTTTCAATGAGACACCCACAGCACGGACCGAAAAAATCGAATCCCTTCGTCAAGCCATTCAGGATGGAACCTATAAACCAGACGCGAAAAAAATCGCGGAGCGTTTTTTGAACTTGTAA
- a CDS encoding response regulator — translation MNNEQVKVVIIDDHQLFREGVKRILDFEEEFIVVAEGASGAEVIPLVEAHQPDIVLMDINMPKVNGVEATKRLMEVHPDVRVIILSIHDDETYVMHALGAGAVGYLLKEMATDELVNAIRSVYREGGYVHPKVTPNLLQEYRRLMKMKQTMSSQPIEKRVAEAPLHVLTRRECEVLQLLADGFSNRAISDTLYISEKTVKNHVSSILRKMNVPDRTGAVVEAIRRGWVVVV, via the coding sequence GTGAATAACGAGCAAGTAAAAGTAGTCATCATCGACGATCATCAGTTATTCCGGGAAGGCGTCAAACGGATTCTTGATTTTGAAGAAGAATTCATCGTTGTCGCGGAAGGGGCGAGCGGAGCGGAAGTGATTCCGCTCGTCGAAGCCCATCAACCGGATATCGTCTTAATGGATATTAATATGCCGAAAGTCAATGGTGTTGAAGCGACAAAACGTCTCATGGAGGTCCATCCGGATGTCCGCGTCATCATTTTGTCGATTCATGACGATGAGACATACGTCATGCACGCGTTAGGCGCGGGAGCGGTTGGTTATCTTTTGAAAGAAATGGCGACGGATGAACTCGTGAATGCGATTCGTTCCGTCTACCGTGAGGGGGGATACGTCCACCCGAAAGTCACACCGAACCTTTTACAAGAGTACCGTCGTTTGATGAAGATGAAACAAACGATGTCTTCCCAACCGATTGAAAAACGCGTTGCGGAAGCACCGTTACACGTTTTGACGCGTCGTGAGTGCGAAGTACTGCAGTTGCTTGCTGACGGTTTCTCGAACCGGGCGATTAGTGATACGCTCTATATCAGTGAGAAAACAGTCAAAAATCATGTTTCCTCAATCTTGCGTAAAATGAATGTACCCGACCGGACAGGTGCTGTCGTTGAAGCAATCCGACGCGGTTGGGTTGTCGTCGTATAA
- a CDS encoding GNAT family N-acetyltransferase, whose amino-acid sequence MIRRLKQTDFQALFALQKRAYQIEADLIGTTDFPPLRQTLAELMREAPLGYVLTSESRLIGCLTFSDRTITRLIVAPDFFRQGVASRLLRHALEAEDLQFVSTAKMNAPAIALYHQFNFIEDATTVRQDIVLAHLKRKTENNGADS is encoded by the coding sequence ATGATACGTCGACTGAAGCAAACTGACTTTCAGGCGTTGTTCGCATTACAAAAACGTGCTTATCAAATAGAGGCGGATTTAATCGGTACGACCGATTTTCCACCTTTGCGCCAAACGCTGGCTGAATTGATGCGAGAAGCTCCGCTCGGTTACGTCTTGACGTCCGAATCTAGACTCATCGGTTGCCTGACGTTTTCCGATCGGACGATTACACGTCTGATCGTCGCACCCGATTTTTTCCGGCAAGGTGTCGCCTCTCGTTTACTGCGCCATGCGCTTGAAGCAGAGGATTTGCAATTCGTCTCAACTGCAAAAATGAACGCGCCGGCGATTGCGCTTTATCATCAATTCAATTTCATCGAAGACGCAACGACCGTCCGGCAAGACATCGTCCTCGCCCACCTCAAGCGTAAGACTGAAAACAATGGAGCTGACTCATAA
- a CDS encoding DegV family protein yields the protein MSQIVILTDSTAYLPTTYCEENNVHVAPLSVIFDGDAYREGFDISVPEFYAKIQTGSLPTTSQPNIGDLTDAFERLPAGTDIIGITLSSGISGTYQALHTINMMVDHVQVHPVDSRISCMPQAFLVKEAVRMRDAGATATEIVARLEDLKGMIRAYFVVDDLEHLQRGGRLSMTQAVVGSFLKIKPVLHFVDGKIVPFEKIRTFKRAVKRIEEMMEDTIHNEGAGYVIGVIHAEDDAKARAEIEVLEQRFPKAQIEMSVFGPVIGTHLGPGAIGITWYKAD from the coding sequence ATGAGCCAGATTGTGATTTTAACGGATAGTACAGCCTATCTGCCAACTACCTATTGTGAAGAAAATAATGTTCATGTCGCACCGCTCAGCGTCATTTTTGATGGTGACGCATATCGGGAAGGGTTCGATATCTCAGTCCCCGAGTTTTATGCAAAAATTCAAACGGGAAGTCTGCCAACGACTTCGCAGCCGAACATCGGTGACCTCACGGATGCCTTTGAACGACTACCGGCGGGAACAGATATCATTGGAATTACATTGTCGAGCGGGATTAGTGGAACGTATCAAGCTTTACATACCATTAATATGATGGTGGATCACGTTCAAGTTCACCCGGTCGACTCACGTATTTCATGTATGCCGCAAGCGTTCTTAGTGAAGGAAGCAGTCCGGATGCGTGATGCCGGGGCGACGGCAACAGAAATCGTCGCACGTCTTGAAGATCTTAAAGGGATGATTCGCGCCTATTTCGTCGTTGATGATTTAGAGCATCTACAACGGGGCGGACGCCTCAGTATGACGCAAGCCGTCGTTGGTTCTTTCTTAAAGATTAAACCGGTTCTTCATTTCGTCGATGGGAAAATTGTTCCGTTCGAAAAGATTCGGACGTTCAAACGGGCGGTTAAACGGATTGAAGAGATGATGGAAGATACGATTCATAATGAGGGTGCAGGATATGTCATCGGTGTCATTCATGCCGAAGACGATGCCAAAGCACGTGCTGAAATCGAAGTGCTCGAGCAACGATTCCCGAAAGCGCAAATTGAAATGAGCGTGTTCGGTCCGGTTATCGGCACACACCTTGGTCCTGGTGCAATCGGAATCACGTGGTACAAAGCAGATTAA
- a CDS encoding DUF6470 family protein, producing the protein MNLPHLEMRQTSAKIGINTTRATLEQHQQQASLSIEQPKGELSLETVAARLEIDSSQAWTEIGRIPAFESVQRYADYGRQMGQQAVGRAAAEGDQLMRIEQRGDAVARIATSRQAPPAEVTTLGFTPRSLDRVKINYTPAEVRVNYTAQKPQIDVEMHRPELNVTPGTTEIYLREQNQLDMWPVGGIFDGEG; encoded by the coding sequence ATGAACCTTCCGCATCTTGAAATGCGTCAAACGTCTGCTAAAATCGGTATCAATACGACACGGGCGACACTTGAACAACACCAACAACAAGCCTCTTTGTCAATCGAGCAACCGAAAGGCGAGCTGTCGCTCGAAACGGTCGCGGCACGACTCGAAATTGATTCGTCCCAGGCGTGGACTGAAATCGGACGAATCCCGGCATTTGAATCCGTTCAGCGTTATGCTGATTACGGACGACAAATGGGACAACAAGCAGTCGGGCGGGCAGCCGCTGAAGGGGATCAGTTGATGCGGATCGAGCAACGGGGAGATGCCGTCGCTCGTATCGCGACGTCCCGGCAAGCACCACCGGCAGAGGTGACGACACTCGGCTTTACGCCACGCAGTCTCGACCGGGTCAAAATCAATTACACACCGGCAGAGGTCCGCGTCAACTATACGGCGCAAAAACCGCAAATCGATGTTGAGATGCATCGACCGGAATTAAACGTCACGCCAGGCACGACAGAAATTTACCTACGGGAACAAAATCAACTGGATATGTGGCCAGTCGGCGGCATATTCGATGGGGAAGGATAA